In Paludibaculum fermentans, the genomic stretch CTTGCTCACACGCCGCTCGGAGTTCGTGTACGTGCCTTCCTTTTCTCCCCAGATCGCAGCGGGCAGGACGAGGTCGGCATGCAGCGTGGTGGGGGTGGGATGGAAGCCGTCCTGCACCACCAGGAACTCCAGGTTGCCCAGGGCCTGGGTCAACACGTCGTAGTTGGGGAACGAGACCAGCGGGTTGGTGGCAATGATCCACAGAGCGCGGATCTCCTTCTTCACCATGCCCTCGACGAGGTCGGGGTAGGCGTGGCCGCGTTTCGTGGGGATCACCGAAGGATCCACATTCCACAGCTTCGCGATCTCGGCCCGGTCCTCGGCACTCTCGAACTTGCGGTAGCCGGGCAGCGACGACGTGCAACTCGCCTCGCGTGAGCCCATCGCATTGCACTGGCCCGTGATGGAGAACGGAGCCGCGCCGGCGAAACCGAGCTTGCCCGTCAGCAGCGACAGGTTGCAGATCGCGTTCACCGTCTCCGCGCCCTGGGTGGAGTGATTGACGCCCATTGTCCAGGCCACGAAAGGAGCGCGCGCCCGGCCAAACCGGCGGGCAATGTCCAATACCTGCTCTTCTGTGAGGCCCGAAATCCCCGCGACGTGCGATGGAGTGTAGGCGGCCAGGTGCGTGCGCAACTGTTCAAAGCCCGTCGTGTGCCGCTCGATGTACGCCGCGTCGATCATGCTTTCCGCGATCAGCACATGTCCGATGCCGTTGAGCAGCGCGATGTCGGAGCGGGGCTTCACCGGCAGATGGAGATCGGCCAGCATGGCCGTTTTAGTAACGCGCGGATCGACGACGACCACGGTGCCCTGCCGGTTTTCGGCCAGCCGCTGGCAGAGGATGGGGTGATTGTCGGCGATGTTCGCGCCGATCAGGATGACGAGATCGGACTCGGCCAGGTCGTCGTACGCGCCGGGCGGTCCGTCGGAGCCGAAGCTGCGCTTGTAGCCGGCCACCGCGCTCGCCATGCACAGCGTGGTGTTGCCGTCGTAGTTGCTGGTGCCGAACCCGAGTTGGATCAGCTTGCCCAGCGCATAGAACTCTTCGGTGACCAGTTGCCCGGTGGAGAGAACGCCCAGCGCCTGCTTGCCGTACTTGGCCTGGACCGAGAGGAACTTCTCCACCATCGTGTCCAGCGCCGTATCCCACGACACAGGCTGGAACTCATTCTT encodes the following:
- a CDS encoding molybdopterin oxidoreductase family protein; its protein translation is MKKSWKRLLGLDILSDKYAYSNDAEHGWVATEKIPEKWVKTTCGYCSVGCGMKVGVRGDRAVAVRGDEDHPVNRGKLCPKGLSEHHTLQARSRALRPLLKQKNEFQPVSWDTALDTMVEKFLSVQAKYGKQALGVLSTGQLVTEEFYALGKLIQLGFGTSNYDGNTTLCMASAVAGYKRSFGSDGPPGAYDDLAESDLVILIGANIADNHPILCQRLAENRQGTVVVVDPRVTKTAMLADLHLPVKPRSDIALLNGIGHVLIAESMIDAAYIERHTTGFEQLRTHLAAYTPSHVAGISGLTEEQVLDIARRFGRARAPFVAWTMGVNHSTQGAETVNAICNLSLLTGKLGFAGAAPFSITGQCNAMGSREASCTSSLPGYRKFESAEDRAEIAKLWNVDPSVIPTKRGHAYPDLVEGMVKKEIRALWIIATNPLVSFPNYDVLTQALGNLEFLVVQDGFHPTPTTLHADLVLPAAIWGEKEGTYTNSERRVSKVNAAVPPPGEALSDFEIFLRTAGQLGVRDKLFPNWTGPRDAFEEWRQVSKGRLCDYSGLSYELLETAGPIQWPHPQGTESTGTRRLYADGRFEHSDEKAKLFCIEWQPAPEQPSRQYPFVLNTGRTVEHWHTRTKTGEVEMLHRMSPRAWLEMNPTDAERLGLEMHDKVTLVSRRGQVDGVELRVTSIIAPGHVFLPFHYFEYNSNRLTLSAYDPISREPNYKQCAVRVERSH